Proteins co-encoded in one Hymenobacter swuensis DY53 genomic window:
- a CDS encoding stage II sporulation protein M yields MRETIFLQLNQARWQQYEAQPATGPDELAQRYIALTDDLAYAQTFYPGSTTTAYLNNLTGKLHQALYKNKKQESGRFLRFWQLELPMLLIRHRRVLLGALAFFLLTAFIGALSAAYDDSFVRVVMGDTYVNQTLANIEKGDPMAVYKGEEETLMFLHITLNNIRVSLYAFAGGITGGVLTLFMLFRNGVMLGAFQYFFHQKGLLLPSVLTIWIHGTLEISAIVLAGGAGWVMAKSLLFPGTYSRRDSLRQGARDGMKLVMALVPIFVVAGFLEGFVTRHTDMPLAASLGIIGTSAALIGGYFVVYPWWLVRSGRVAAE; encoded by the coding sequence ATGCGCGAAACTATCTTTTTACAGCTTAATCAGGCTAGGTGGCAGCAGTACGAGGCGCAGCCCGCCACCGGCCCCGACGAGCTGGCCCAGCGCTACATTGCCCTCACCGATGATTTGGCCTACGCCCAGACGTTTTATCCGGGCTCGACCACGACGGCATACCTCAATAACCTGACGGGCAAGCTACACCAGGCCCTCTATAAAAACAAAAAGCAGGAATCCGGGCGTTTTCTGCGGTTCTGGCAGCTGGAGCTACCGATGCTGCTCATCCGGCACCGCCGGGTGCTGCTGGGGGCGCTGGCGTTTTTCCTGCTCACGGCCTTCATCGGGGCCCTGTCGGCCGCCTACGACGACTCGTTTGTGCGGGTAGTCATGGGCGACACCTATGTGAACCAGACGCTGGCCAACATCGAGAAGGGCGACCCGATGGCCGTGTACAAGGGCGAAGAAGAAACCCTCATGTTCCTGCACATCACGCTCAACAACATCCGGGTGTCGTTGTACGCCTTTGCGGGCGGCATTACGGGTGGGGTCCTGACGCTGTTCATGCTATTCCGCAACGGGGTGATGCTGGGCGCGTTCCAGTATTTCTTTCATCAGAAAGGCTTGCTGCTGCCGTCCGTACTTACCATCTGGATTCACGGTACGCTGGAAATATCGGCCATTGTGCTGGCCGGCGGCGCGGGCTGGGTGATGGCCAAAAGCCTGCTGTTTCCCGGCACCTATTCGCGGCGCGACTCGCTGCGCCAGGGGGCCCGTGACGGCATGAAGCTGGTTATGGCCCTGGTACCCATTTTCGTGGTGGCTGGTTTTCTGGAAGGCTTCGTAACGCGCCACACCGACATGCCACTGGCCGCCAGCCTGGGCATCATTGGTACATCGGCCGCCCTCATTGGCGGCTATTTCGTGGTCTATCCGTGGTGGCTGGTACGCAGCGGCCGCGTGGCAGCCGAGTAG
- a CDS encoding DUF4129 domain-containing protein has translation MLAGATVLLWLAAPALAQQPVPPLLPVPDSAASADAPQYVRLRPEAAAPPALRPPAAKRLRELRGQREFQYVEPEVAPSSGSSAWTRFWWQLMRWLEQLFSGPGYENRGRYLVYALFGAAFVYVVLRLLKLDLTSLFGRRGRTLPLPYESAPEDIHGIDFDAALAQAEEAGNHRLAVRLGYLLTLRHLTEQGLIRWQPDKTNQHYVQELAGTSWVASFRDLTRQFEYVWYGEVPLTAADYPALRAARQEFIRTLTRRAA, from the coding sequence ATGTTGGCCGGAGCAACGGTGCTGCTGTGGCTGGCAGCCCCGGCGCTGGCTCAGCAGCCCGTTCCGCCCCTGCTACCCGTGCCTGATTCGGCCGCGTCGGCCGACGCGCCGCAGTACGTACGCCTCCGCCCCGAGGCTGCAGCTCCCCCTGCACTACGGCCACCAGCTGCCAAGCGGCTGCGGGAGCTCCGCGGGCAGCGGGAGTTTCAGTATGTGGAGCCAGAGGTAGCTCCCAGCAGCGGCAGCAGTGCCTGGACGCGTTTCTGGTGGCAGCTGATGCGGTGGCTGGAACAGTTGTTTTCAGGGCCCGGCTACGAAAACCGGGGCCGTTACCTGGTTTATGCGTTGTTTGGAGCGGCCTTCGTATATGTAGTGCTGCGGCTGTTGAAACTGGACCTCACTAGCCTGTTCGGCCGCCGTGGCCGGACGCTACCATTGCCCTACGAAAGCGCCCCGGAAGACATTCACGGCATTGATTTCGATGCGGCCCTCGCGCAGGCGGAGGAAGCCGGCAACCATCGGCTGGCCGTCCGGTTGGGCTACCTGCTGACCTTGCGGCACCTGACGGAGCAAGGCCTCATCCGCTGGCAACCCGACAAAACCAACCAACACTACGTGCAGGAACTGGCGGGTACGAGCTGGGTCGCCAGCTTCCGCGACCTGACCCGGCAGTTTGAGTACGTGTGGTACGGCGAGGTGCCGCTCACCGCCGCCGATTATCCCGCACTGCGGGCAGCCCGTCAGGAATTTATTCGCACCTTAACCCGTCGCGCCGCCTGA
- a CDS encoding DUF4350 domain-containing protein, with translation MSRFRAFLGVLVVLFAAFVAVEYFRPQPTNWRPTFINRDKIPYGTYVLFDQLPQLFPGQPISTVRVPIASQLLPGLGADVNQDSALSRTGPALRAGKGTYLFVNDAFSCSRLDRDALLRYLSKGNTALIAAEQIDQELLNSLKLDVQPLLDMQDLLAQRRTRGTNRRQQAQAQLLTLVNQPLGSQRTVRLTEDEVPAYFRARAGSRARVLAYERRRRPVLVRVPVGRGFLLLSTTPGTFSNLLLLRPATAGFAFAALSWLPANQPVFWDEYQKQGPLGEQSLLRVLTGHTALRWALVTGLLTGLLFVVVEARRRQRIIPVLKSLPNTTLLFTRTVASLYQQGSNHSLIAEKKIGLFLEHLRTRYHEPTLDLGDAANRERLAQKSGISRPEVDALAKRINLVLTAPQVSDAELLVLNRAITAFRRTAA, from the coding sequence ATGTCCCGTTTTCGTGCTTTTCTAGGGGTTCTGGTAGTGCTGTTTGCCGCGTTTGTGGCCGTGGAGTATTTCCGTCCGCAGCCTACCAACTGGCGGCCGACGTTCATCAACCGGGACAAAATCCCGTACGGCACCTACGTGCTGTTCGACCAGCTGCCGCAGCTATTTCCGGGCCAGCCCATCAGTACGGTACGCGTGCCCATTGCCAGCCAGCTGCTGCCGGGGCTGGGAGCCGATGTCAACCAGGACTCCGCCCTGAGCCGGACCGGACCGGCCCTGCGAGCTGGCAAAGGCACGTATCTGTTTGTGAACGACGCCTTTTCCTGCTCCCGCCTTGACCGGGACGCGCTGCTGCGCTACCTGAGCAAGGGCAATACGGCCCTCATAGCCGCCGAGCAGATAGACCAGGAACTATTGAACTCCCTGAAGCTGGATGTGCAGCCGCTGCTGGATATGCAGGATCTGCTGGCACAGCGCCGCACTCGTGGCACCAACCGTCGCCAGCAAGCGCAGGCGCAGCTCCTCACGCTGGTAAATCAGCCGTTGGGCAGCCAGCGCACCGTGCGCCTCACCGAGGACGAGGTGCCAGCGTATTTCCGGGCCCGGGCCGGCAGTCGGGCCCGCGTGCTGGCGTATGAGAGACGCCGCCGGCCGGTGCTGGTGCGCGTGCCGGTGGGTCGGGGCTTTCTGCTGCTAAGCACTACGCCCGGCACCTTCAGCAATCTGCTGCTGCTGCGCCCGGCTACGGCCGGTTTTGCGTTTGCCGCTCTCTCCTGGCTGCCCGCCAACCAGCCGGTTTTCTGGGATGAGTATCAGAAGCAGGGCCCCCTAGGCGAGCAGTCGTTACTGCGGGTACTGACGGGCCACACGGCGCTTCGTTGGGCTCTGGTAACGGGCCTGCTGACGGGGCTGCTATTCGTGGTGGTGGAAGCGCGGCGGCGGCAGCGTATTATTCCGGTGCTTAAATCGTTGCCCAACACGACCCTGCTTTTCACACGTACCGTGGCCAGCCTGTACCAGCAGGGTAGCAACCACAGCCTCATTGCCGAAAAGAAAATCGGGCTCTTCCTAGAACACCTGCGCACCCGCTACCACGAGCCCACGCTGGACCTCGGCGACGCCGCCAACCGGGAGCGGCTGGCGCAGAAATCCGGCATTTCCCGCCCGGAAGTCGACGCGCTAGCCAAACGCATCAACCTGGTTCTGACGGCCCCGCAGGTTTCTGATGCGGAGCTACTGGTACTCAACAGAGCCATTACCGCATTCCGGCGGACTGCCGCATAA
- a CDS encoding AAA family ATPase, with the protein MIVGQQALAELLLVALLADGHVLLEGVPGVAKTLTAKLLARTLSVPFSRLQFTPDLMPSDVLGTSVFRPQRGEFEFRPGPIFASVVLIDEINRAPAKTQSALFEVMEERQITQDGTRYPMPAPFVVLATQNPIEQEGTYRLPEAQLDRFLFKLSVGYPSVEEEVGILQGHHAGFGGAPLDAVQAVVSAEDLRQLREQVQRQHVEPKLLEYIAQLVGQTRAHKGLYLGASPRASLALLNGAKALAALRGRDFVTPEDIQYLCPMVLRHRIQLTPEREMEGGTPDDVVKQILQQIEVPR; encoded by the coding sequence GTGATTGTGGGCCAGCAGGCGCTGGCCGAGTTGCTGCTGGTAGCCTTGCTGGCTGATGGCCATGTGTTGCTCGAAGGCGTGCCCGGTGTGGCCAAAACCCTTACGGCCAAACTTCTTGCCCGCACCCTGAGCGTTCCGTTCAGCCGCCTGCAGTTCACCCCCGACCTGATGCCTTCCGACGTGCTGGGCACTTCGGTGTTCCGGCCCCAGCGCGGCGAGTTTGAGTTTCGGCCCGGTCCTATCTTCGCCAGCGTAGTGCTGATTGACGAAATAAACCGGGCGCCGGCCAAAACGCAGTCGGCCCTGTTTGAGGTGATGGAGGAGCGGCAGATTACCCAGGATGGCACCCGCTACCCTATGCCCGCGCCGTTCGTGGTACTGGCCACCCAGAACCCGATTGAGCAGGAAGGCACCTACCGTCTGCCCGAAGCTCAGCTCGACCGATTCCTGTTCAAGCTCAGCGTCGGTTACCCCAGCGTGGAGGAAGAAGTGGGTATCCTGCAGGGCCACCACGCCGGTTTTGGCGGCGCACCTCTGGATGCGGTGCAAGCCGTGGTATCAGCCGAGGATTTGCGGCAACTGCGGGAACAGGTACAACGGCAGCATGTGGAGCCCAAACTGCTGGAATATATTGCCCAGCTGGTGGGCCAGACGCGCGCCCATAAAGGGCTGTACCTAGGCGCCTCGCCCCGCGCCTCTCTAGCGTTGCTCAACGGTGCCAAAGCCCTGGCCGCCCTACGTGGCCGCGACTTCGTGACGCCCGAGGATATCCAGTATCTGTGCCCGATGGTATTGCGCCACCGCATCCAGCTCACCCCGGAGCGCGAAATGGAAGGCGGCACCCCCGACGACGTAGTGAAGCAGATTCTGCAACAGATTGAAGTGCCGCGGTAA
- a CDS encoding DUF58 domain-containing protein yields the protein MKSFFLTRRFFLLMTALIAGLVVAFFLPGWLVPLQLALGLTVALTVVDVVLLYAGGGGVFGRRVLGDKLANGSDNDIAIYLENQYRFPIRTETIDEIPHQFQRRNVLFRSSIKPGETSIIRYQLRPTRRGEYEFGAVNVYAASPLGLVRRRFRFDDSRVVPVYPSFLQMRQYELLAIHNRLTEVGVKRIRRVGQSLEFEQIRPYVAGDDPRNINWKATARRATTPEAADSLVVNHYQDERAQQVYCLIDKGRVMRMPFEGLSLLDYAINATLVVSNIALLKHDKAGLLTFSHQPGAMVAADRRSGHLRKLLEVLYRQKTKYLETDYERLYVSVRSHIRQRSLLILFTNFETLYGMQRQLPYLRRMAKDHLLLVVFFENTELRSYLDGPTETTQDVYNQTVAEKFAQEKRQIVRELNRYGIHALLTAPQNLTANTINKYLEFKARGLI from the coding sequence ATGAAATCCTTCTTCCTCACCCGTCGCTTTTTCCTGCTGATGACTGCCCTGATTGCCGGGCTGGTGGTGGCGTTTTTTCTGCCGGGCTGGCTGGTTCCGTTGCAGCTGGCTCTGGGCCTGACGGTGGCGCTGACGGTGGTGGATGTCGTGTTGCTGTACGCGGGTGGTGGGGGCGTATTCGGGCGGCGGGTGCTGGGCGACAAGCTCGCTAACGGCTCCGACAACGATATTGCTATCTACCTCGAAAATCAGTACCGCTTTCCCATCCGCACCGAAACCATTGACGAGATTCCGCACCAGTTTCAGCGGCGCAACGTGCTGTTCCGGAGCAGCATCAAGCCCGGCGAAACCAGTATCATCCGCTACCAGCTGCGACCCACCAGGCGCGGCGAGTACGAGTTTGGGGCCGTAAACGTGTACGCAGCCTCGCCCTTGGGCTTGGTGCGGCGGCGGTTCCGGTTCGATGACAGCCGGGTGGTGCCGGTATATCCGTCGTTTCTGCAGATGCGACAATATGAGCTACTGGCCATTCATAACCGCCTCACCGAAGTAGGTGTGAAGCGTATCCGGCGGGTGGGCCAGAGCCTGGAATTTGAGCAGATTCGGCCCTACGTAGCCGGCGACGACCCGCGCAACATCAACTGGAAAGCCACCGCCCGCCGCGCCACCACGCCGGAGGCCGCCGATTCGCTGGTGGTAAACCATTACCAGGACGAGCGGGCCCAGCAGGTGTACTGCCTCATTGATAAGGGCCGGGTGATGCGCATGCCCTTCGAGGGCCTGAGTCTGCTCGATTACGCCATCAACGCCACGCTGGTCGTCAGCAATATTGCCCTCCTCAAACATGATAAGGCCGGGCTGCTCACCTTCTCGCACCAGCCCGGGGCCATGGTGGCCGCCGACCGGCGCAGCGGCCACCTGCGCAAGCTGCTGGAGGTGCTCTACCGCCAGAAAACCAAGTACCTCGAAACCGACTACGAGCGGCTCTATGTGTCGGTGCGCAGCCATATCCGGCAGCGCAGCCTGCTCATCCTGTTCACCAACTTCGAGACACTCTACGGCATGCAGCGCCAGCTGCCCTACCTGCGCCGCATGGCCAAAGACCACCTGCTGCTGGTGGTGTTCTTTGAAAACACCGAGCTCCGCTCCTACCTCGACGGCCCTACCGAAACCACGCAGGATGTGTATAACCAAACGGTAGCCGAGAAATTCGCCCAGGAAAAGCGGCAGATTGTACGGGAGTTGAACCGCTACGGCATCCACGCGTTGCTTACAGCTCCGCAAAATCTGACGGCTAACACCATCAACAAGTACCTGGAGTTCAAAGCCCGCGGGCTGATCTGA
- a CDS encoding beta-N-acetylhexosaminidase, which translates to MRFFLLLLACLLTRPVFALPTVPPDTRMLLPVPTRANWGQGRFLVKTDFTWQVFTPQQTPATLAADSAVAEAVERLVLPVLLPGKVGSASRRRTSPLPTAALVLQYGRPGNLLTVGEDESYTLRVTPMGVALNAPTHLGLLRGLATLRQLPDTERLRQKRAALLPEVDVADAPRFPWRGLLIDAARHFMPVGVVKRNLDGMWATKLNVLHWHLSDDQGFRVESRTLPRLSQVSGQFYSQRQVRDVIRYAARRGIRVVPEFDVPGHTIAWQAAYPELSSNDSTYTVYQSWRLANVAFDPTKETTYTLLDTLFGEMTRLFPDPYFHIGGDENDGRQWRRSARIMAFARTNGMLKADGKTLDKHALQTYFNRRVLGIVTKYGKTIVGWDEILGPGLPTNAVIQSWRGKKGVLDAVKAGNPALLSSGYYIDLNQSAAFHYATDPLPDATGLTLAQQQLVLGGEATMWAEFADSVIVDSRIWPRTAAVAERLWSAATVRDAPDMYRRLALLSPQLETLGLQHRRAPEQLLRQLAGSAAAMLPLRTLAQVLEPVKEYKRHFQGFTYTTQTPLNRLVDAAPAESDVARTFGQLVDSLLAARTAAPATLRRYLPQLRTQLQLWQNNDALVQPTLQQNPLLKEYAPLSTHLKTAATLALDRLALLEKNQPLTPAAQAAALKQLDALKVPVGQTELAVLPHLRRLVEAK; encoded by the coding sequence ATGCGTTTCTTCCTGTTGCTGCTGGCGTGCCTGCTCACGCGCCCGGTTTTCGCTCTGCCCACCGTTCCGCCAGATACCCGCATGCTGCTGCCGGTACCCACCCGCGCCAATTGGGGCCAGGGCCGCTTCTTGGTGAAGACTGACTTTACCTGGCAGGTGTTTACGCCCCAGCAGACGCCCGCCACCCTGGCCGCCGACTCGGCCGTGGCGGAGGCAGTTGAGCGGCTGGTGCTGCCCGTACTGCTGCCGGGCAAAGTTGGCTCGGCCTCCAGGCGGCGCACCTCGCCGCTGCCCACGGCTGCCCTGGTGCTGCAGTACGGCCGCCCTGGCAACCTGCTGACGGTGGGCGAGGATGAGTCCTACACGCTGCGCGTGACGCCGATGGGCGTGGCCCTGAACGCGCCGACGCACTTGGGCCTGCTGCGCGGCCTGGCCACCCTACGCCAGCTACCCGATACCGAGCGGCTGCGCCAGAAGCGCGCGGCTCTGCTGCCGGAAGTAGACGTGGCCGACGCCCCGCGCTTTCCCTGGCGCGGCCTGCTCATTGACGCGGCCCGCCATTTTATGCCCGTGGGCGTCGTCAAGCGTAACCTCGACGGTATGTGGGCTACCAAGCTCAACGTGTTGCACTGGCACCTCAGTGACGACCAGGGCTTTCGGGTGGAAAGCCGCACGCTGCCGCGCCTCTCGCAGGTAAGCGGCCAGTTTTATTCGCAGCGGCAGGTACGCGACGTTATCCGTTACGCCGCCCGCCGCGGCATCCGGGTGGTACCGGAGTTCGATGTGCCGGGTCATACCATTGCCTGGCAGGCGGCTTATCCCGAGCTATCATCCAACGACTCCACGTACACCGTGTACCAGAGCTGGCGGCTGGCCAACGTGGCCTTCGACCCCACCAAGGAAACCACCTACACCCTACTTGACACGCTATTCGGGGAGATGACGCGGCTTTTTCCCGACCCCTACTTCCACATTGGGGGCGACGAAAACGACGGGCGGCAGTGGCGGCGCAGTGCGCGCATTATGGCCTTCGCCCGCACCAACGGCATGCTCAAGGCCGATGGCAAAACCCTCGACAAGCATGCGCTACAGACCTATTTCAACCGCCGCGTGCTGGGCATCGTGACCAAATACGGCAAGACGATAGTAGGCTGGGACGAGATTCTGGGGCCGGGCCTGCCCACCAACGCCGTCATTCAGAGCTGGCGGGGCAAGAAGGGTGTGCTCGATGCCGTGAAGGCCGGCAACCCGGCCCTGCTCTCCAGCGGCTACTACATCGACCTGAACCAGTCGGCCGCCTTTCACTACGCTACCGACCCGCTGCCCGACGCCACTGGCCTTACCCTGGCCCAGCAACAGTTGGTGCTGGGTGGCGAAGCCACCATGTGGGCTGAATTCGCCGATTCCGTCATTGTCGATTCGCGCATCTGGCCCCGGACGGCTGCGGTGGCGGAGCGCCTCTGGAGTGCCGCCACCGTCCGCGACGCGCCCGATATGTACCGGCGGCTGGCCTTACTGAGTCCACAGCTGGAAACGCTGGGGCTGCAGCACCGCCGGGCCCCGGAGCAGTTGTTGCGGCAGCTGGCCGGCTCGGCGGCGGCCATGCTCCCGCTGCGCACCCTGGCCCAGGTACTGGAGCCAGTGAAGGAATACAAGCGCCACTTCCAGGGCTTCACCTACACCACCCAAACTCCGCTTAACCGCCTCGTGGACGCCGCCCCCGCCGAATCGGACGTGGCGCGGACGTTCGGGCAGTTGGTGGATAGTCTGCTGGCGGCCCGCACCGCCGCGCCGGCTACCCTGCGCCGCTACCTGCCACAGCTCCGCACTCAGCTGCAGCTTTGGCAAAATAACGATGCGCTGGTGCAGCCCACGCTGCAGCAAAATCCGCTGCTAAAGGAGTACGCCCCGCTTTCCACCCACCTGAAAACCGCCGCCACTCTGGCTCTGGACCGCCTCGCCCTCTTAGAGAAAAACCAGCCGCTCACGCCTGCCGCGCAAGCCGCTGCACTCAAACAGCTTGATGCGTTGAAAGTGCCCGTTGGTCAGACGGAACTGGCCGTGCTGCCACATCTGCGTCGTTTGGTGGAGGCCAAATAG